In Tistrella mobilis, the genomic window AACATCAAGCGCCTGATGGACCTCGGCTGCTATCGCGGCCTGCGCCATCGTCGTGGCCTGCCGGTGCGCGGCCAGCGCACCCACACCAATGCGCGGACCCGCAAGGGCCCGGCGAAGCCGATTGCGGGCAAGAAGAAGTAAGGACGCACCATGGCTAAGGATACGGGTGCGCGTCTGCGCCGCCGCGACCGGAAGAACATCACCTCCGGTGTCGCGCACGTGAACGCGAGCTTCAACAACACCATGATCACCATCACCGACGTTCAGGGGAACACCATCTCCTGGTCGTCGTCGGGGACCATGGGCTTCAAGGGCTCGCGCAAGTCGACCCCCTACGCGGCGCAGGTCGCTGCCGAAGACGCCGGCCGCAAGGCCGCCGAACACGGCATGCGCACCCTCGACGTCGAGGTGAAGGGCCCGGGTTCGGGCCGCGAGTCGGCTCTGCGCGCCCTTCAGGCGGCCGGCTTCGCGATCACGTCCATCCGCGACGTGACCCCCATCCCGCACAACGGCTGCCGCCCGCCCAAGCGGCGCCGCGTCTGACGTCCAGGACCGCACGCGCCCCCGCCGGTCGGACGCGCCAGCCCCGATGAGCGGGGTGCGCACCGGCCGGCGTAAGCCTGTCTGGTTCCGCGTCACCGGCACGGCGGGTGCCATATGCCCGCCGTATCACCGCAACGCCGGATCCCCGCAACGACCGGCATCCACTTGCGGCGCGAGCAACGAGAGGTCGTTCACGTGATCCATAAGAATTGGCAGGACCTGATTAAGCCGAACAAGCTCGAGATCGAGCCCGGCGCCAATCCGTCCCGTCAGGCGACCGTGGTTGCCGAGCCGCTTGAGCGCGGCTTCGGCATGACGCTCGGCAATGCCCTCCGCCGGGTGCTGCTGTCGTCGCTCCAGGGCGCCGCTGTGACCGCCATCAAGATCGACGGCGTTCTGCATGAGTTCTCGTCCGTCCCCGGCGTGCGCGAGGACGTGACCGACATCGTGCTGAACGTGAAGACCATGGCGCTGACCATGCATGCCGATGGCCCCAAGCGCATGGCGCTGAAGGCGACCGGCCCCTGCGAGGTGAAGGCGTCGATGATCCAGACCGGGCCCGATATCGGGATCCTGGATCCGGATCTGGTGCTCTGCACCCTCGACGAGGGCGCGGTGCTGAACATGGAATTCGTCGTCAACACGGGTAAGGGCTACGTCCCGGCCTCGGCCAACCGGCCCGAGGACGCGCCGATCGGTCTGATCCCCGTCGACGCCCTGTTCAGCCCGATCAAGAAGGTGTCGTACAAGGTCGAGAACAGCCGCGTCGGTTCCTACACCGACTACGACCGTCTCTCGCTCTATGTCGAGACCAACGGCGCCATCACGCCGGAAGACTCGATCGCGCTGGCCGCGCGCATCCTGCAGGACCAGTTCCAGCTCTTCATCAACTTCGAAGAGCCGGAAATGCCGACGGAGCGCGAGGAGCAGGACGAACTGCCGTTCAACCCCAACCTCCTCCGCAAGGTCGAGGAGCTGGAGCTGTCGGTGCGTTCGGCGAATTGCCTGAAGAACGACAACATCGTCTACATCGGCGACCTGGTCCAGAAGACCGAGGCCGAGATGCTCCGGACGCCGAATTTTGGTCGCAAGTCGCTGAACGAGATCAAGGAGGTTCTGTCCTCCATGGGTCTCAAGCTCGGCATGCAGATCAGCAACTGGCCGCCGGAGAACATCGAAGAGCTGGCGAAGAAGCTCGAAGAGCCGTACTGAGCCTCTTCGGGCGCCCTCGCGGCACCGGACGACATCCCAGGGGGCGGGTAGTGCCTGCGCACGTCCGCCCCGTCCAGAACAGCATCACGGCCCGGAGACCGGGCCCCGCACGGCGGATGGCCCCCGCATGCGGATGATGCCCAGGCAGGAGTACCCCTCATGCGTCATGGCATGAACCAGCGCAAGCTGAACCGCACCACCGCCCACCGCAAGGCGATGCTCGCGAACATGGCGGTCGCGCTGCTGAAGCACGAGCAGATCAAGACCACGCTGCCGAAGGCGAAGGAACTGCGCCCGGTGGTGGAGCGTCTGATCACCCTCGGCAAGCGCGGCGACCTTCACGCCCGCCGTCAGGCCGCGTCGCGCCTGCCCGACGGCGTGATCGTGCAGAAGCTGTTCGGCGAGCTGGCCGAGCGCTACCAGGCCCGCGCCGGCGGTTACACCCGGGTGCTGAAGGCCGGCTTCCGCTATGGCGATGCGGCCCCGATGGCGATCATCGAGCTGGTCGACCGCAACCTCGCCGCCAAGGGTCAGGATTCGGGCCCGAAGCAGGTTGCCGAGGACGACGCCGAGGATTGATCCGGGCGGCGGTGCCGGCATCGGCATCGCGATGGGACCTTGAGAACGGGCGGTGCGCCGAAAGGTGCATCGCCCGTTCTGCGTTTGGAGCATGTTACGTCGGG contains:
- the rplQ gene encoding 50S ribosomal protein L17, which translates into the protein MRHGMNQRKLNRTTAHRKAMLANMAVALLKHEQIKTTLPKAKELRPVVERLITLGKRGDLHARRQAASRLPDGVIVQKLFGELAERYQARAGGYTRVLKAGFRYGDAAPMAIIELVDRNLAAKGQDSGPKQVAEDDAED
- the rpsK gene encoding 30S ribosomal protein S11, which translates into the protein MAKDTGARLRRRDRKNITSGVAHVNASFNNTMITITDVQGNTISWSSSGTMGFKGSRKSTPYAAQVAAEDAGRKAAEHGMRTLDVEVKGPGSGRESALRALQAAGFAITSIRDVTPIPHNGCRPPKRRRV
- a CDS encoding DNA-directed RNA polymerase subunit alpha, which translates into the protein MIHKNWQDLIKPNKLEIEPGANPSRQATVVAEPLERGFGMTLGNALRRVLLSSLQGAAVTAIKIDGVLHEFSSVPGVREDVTDIVLNVKTMALTMHADGPKRMALKATGPCEVKASMIQTGPDIGILDPDLVLCTLDEGAVLNMEFVVNTGKGYVPASANRPEDAPIGLIPVDALFSPIKKVSYKVENSRVGSYTDYDRLSLYVETNGAITPEDSIALAARILQDQFQLFINFEEPEMPTEREEQDELPFNPNLLRKVEELELSVRSANCLKNDNIVYIGDLVQKTEAEMLRTPNFGRKSLNEIKEVLSSMGLKLGMQISNWPPENIEELAKKLEEPY